The following are from one region of the Bactrocera oleae isolate idBacOlea1 chromosome 6, idBacOlea1, whole genome shotgun sequence genome:
- the LOC106623603 gene encoding alanine--glyoxylate aminotransferase 2, mitochondrial isoform X1: MLSKSSFVQTARLMCQGLQQRTTTTLHSKASPAIMPEIQSEIPECDYQPQQYTGPSYEKVLEIRQKHITPNIVPHFKKPLLIHNGHMQWLFDHEGRRYLDMFGGIVTVSVGHCHPKVNRALEQQINTLWHTTNIYLHPKIHEYAERLAAKFPGELKAVCFVNSGSEANDLAMLMARMHTGNQDIITFRNAYHGMSPYTMGLTALSTWRFPLPGVNSGIQHVMNPDPYLGLWGGTACRDSPIQTDRKCDCTQETGCLAGARYYEQLEEVFKYSLPRGRVAAMFAESIQGVGGTVQYPKGYIKKAAALVRANGGVFIADEVQTGFGRTGDHFWGFESHDFIPDIVTMAKGIGNGFPLAAVVTTPKIAASLGQALHFNTYGGNPLASAVGLSVLDVIEEQKLQKNSLVVGTYFLKCLAELRERFEIIGDVRGKGLMIGVELVSDRAIRTPLSAPHVLEIWETCKDMGVLFGRGGLNGNVLSICPPLCVTYNDVDLALTVIETVCKQHLEKRLRNWRRNV; encoded by the exons ATGTTGTCCAAAAGTTCTTTTG TCCAAACGGCGCGCTTGATGTGCCAGGGCCTTCAACAACGTACCACCACAACATTACATTCAAAGGCTTCACCAGCCATTATGCCGGAAATACAAAGTGAAATACCTGAATGTGACTATCAACCACAACAATATACGGGGCCTAGTTACGAAAAAGTACTGGAGATACGTCAGAAGCATATTACGCCGAACATTGTGCCACATTTCAAGAAACCGCTACTGATACACAACGGACATATGCAATGGCTGTTCGACCATGAAGGCCGTCGTTACTTAGATATGTTTGGCGGCATTGTGACAGTATCAGTGGGTCACTGTCATCC CAAAGTAAACCGCGCGCTGGAGCAACAGATTAACACACTGTGGCATACGACAAACATTTACTTGCATCCGAAGATACATGAATATGCCGAACGTTTGGCGGCTAAGTTCCCCGGCGAGCTTAAAGCGGTATGCTTTGTTAATTCCGGCTCTGAGGCTAACGATCTTGCAATGCTTATGGCGCGTATGCACACAGGCAATCAGGATATTATCACTTTTCGTAACGCCTATCACGGTATGTCGCCGTACACCATGGGTTTGACGGCGCTCTCAACATGGCGTTTTCCGTTACCTGGCGTCAATAGCGGCATTCAGCATGTCATGAACCCAGATCCGTATTTGGGTCTTTGGGGCGGTACAGCCTGTCGCGATTCGCCCATACAAACGGATCGAAAGTGCGACTGCACGCAAGAAACCGGCTGCTTGGCTGGCGCGCGGTACTATGAACAATTAGAGGAAGTTTTCAAGTACTCATTGCCGCGTGGACGTGTCGCCGCTATGTTTGCCGAGTCCATACAAGGCGTAGGCGGCACCGTGCAATATCCGAAAGGTTATATTAAGAAGGCGGCTGCGTTGGTGCGCGCCAATGGCGGTGTGTTCATCGCTGACGAAGTACAAACCGGTTTTGGACGCACTGGCGATCACTTCTGGGGATTTGAGAGTCATGACTTCATACCGGACATTGTCACAATGGCGAAAG GTATCGGCAATGGCTTCCCTCTAGCCGCTGTGGTGACTACACCCAAGATTGCCGCATCGCTTGGACAAGCGCTGCACTTCAATACCTATGGCGGCAATCCGTTGGCCAGCGCTGTTGGTCTCTCTGTGCTCGATGTTATCGAGGAGCAGAAACTACAGAAGAACTCTTTGGTAGTGGGTACTTACTTCCTCAAGTGTTTAGCGGAATTGCGCGAACGTTTCGAGATTATCGGCGATGTGCGCGGCAAAGGTTTGATGATAGGCGTTGAGTTGGTATCCGATCGTGCTATAAGAACGCCACTTAGCGCGCCGCATGTATTGGAAATATGGGAGACCTGCAAGGATATGGGTGTGCTCTTTGGACGTGGCGGTCTAAATGGCAAT GTGCTCAGCATTTGTCCACCACTCTGCGTCACCTATAACGATGTGGACTTGGCATTGACTGTCATCGAGACAGTATGCAAACAGCATCTGGAGAAAAGATTACGCAATTGGCGTAGAAATGTTTGA
- the LOC106623603 gene encoding alanine--glyoxylate aminotransferase 2, mitochondrial isoform X2 → MLSKSSFVQTARLMCQGLQQRTTTTLHSKASPAIMPEIQSEIPECDYQPQQYTGPSYEKVLEIRQKHITPNIVPHFKKPLLIHNGHMQWLFDHEGRRYLDMFGGIVTVSVGHCHPKVNRALEQQINTLWHTTNIYLHPKIHEYAERLAAKFPGELKAVCFVNSGSEANDLAMLMARMHTGNQDIITFRNAYHGMSPYTMGLTALSTWRFPLPGVNSGIQHVMNPDPYLGLWGGTACRDSPIQTDRKCDCTQETGCLAGARYYEQLEEVFKYSLPRGRVAAMFAESIQGVGGTVQYPKGYIKKAAALVRANGGVFIADEVQTGFGRTGDHFWGFESHDFIPDIVTMAKGIGNGFPLAAVVTTPKIAASLGQALHFNTYGGNPLASAVGLSVLDVIEEQKLQKNSLVVGTYFLKCLAELRERFEIIGDVRGKGLMIGVELVSDRAIRTPLSAPHVLEIWETCKDMGVLFGRGGLNGNVFRIKPPMCISKTDVKFAVDTLASAITEVLHKKQ, encoded by the exons ATGTTGTCCAAAAGTTCTTTTG TCCAAACGGCGCGCTTGATGTGCCAGGGCCTTCAACAACGTACCACCACAACATTACATTCAAAGGCTTCACCAGCCATTATGCCGGAAATACAAAGTGAAATACCTGAATGTGACTATCAACCACAACAATATACGGGGCCTAGTTACGAAAAAGTACTGGAGATACGTCAGAAGCATATTACGCCGAACATTGTGCCACATTTCAAGAAACCGCTACTGATACACAACGGACATATGCAATGGCTGTTCGACCATGAAGGCCGTCGTTACTTAGATATGTTTGGCGGCATTGTGACAGTATCAGTGGGTCACTGTCATCC CAAAGTAAACCGCGCGCTGGAGCAACAGATTAACACACTGTGGCATACGACAAACATTTACTTGCATCCGAAGATACATGAATATGCCGAACGTTTGGCGGCTAAGTTCCCCGGCGAGCTTAAAGCGGTATGCTTTGTTAATTCCGGCTCTGAGGCTAACGATCTTGCAATGCTTATGGCGCGTATGCACACAGGCAATCAGGATATTATCACTTTTCGTAACGCCTATCACGGTATGTCGCCGTACACCATGGGTTTGACGGCGCTCTCAACATGGCGTTTTCCGTTACCTGGCGTCAATAGCGGCATTCAGCATGTCATGAACCCAGATCCGTATTTGGGTCTTTGGGGCGGTACAGCCTGTCGCGATTCGCCCATACAAACGGATCGAAAGTGCGACTGCACGCAAGAAACCGGCTGCTTGGCTGGCGCGCGGTACTATGAACAATTAGAGGAAGTTTTCAAGTACTCATTGCCGCGTGGACGTGTCGCCGCTATGTTTGCCGAGTCCATACAAGGCGTAGGCGGCACCGTGCAATATCCGAAAGGTTATATTAAGAAGGCGGCTGCGTTGGTGCGCGCCAATGGCGGTGTGTTCATCGCTGACGAAGTACAAACCGGTTTTGGACGCACTGGCGATCACTTCTGGGGATTTGAGAGTCATGACTTCATACCGGACATTGTCACAATGGCGAAAG GTATCGGCAATGGCTTCCCTCTAGCCGCTGTGGTGACTACACCCAAGATTGCCGCATCGCTTGGACAAGCGCTGCACTTCAATACCTATGGCGGCAATCCGTTGGCCAGCGCTGTTGGTCTCTCTGTGCTCGATGTTATCGAGGAGCAGAAACTACAGAAGAACTCTTTGGTAGTGGGTACTTACTTCCTCAAGTGTTTAGCGGAATTGCGCGAACGTTTCGAGATTATCGGCGATGTGCGCGGCAAAGGTTTGATGATAGGCGTTGAGTTGGTATCCGATCGTGCTATAAGAACGCCACTTAGCGCGCCGCATGTATTGGAAATATGGGAGACCTGCAAGGATATGGGTGTGCTCTTTGGACGTGGCGGTCTAAATGGCAAT GTTTTCCGCATTAAACCGCCAATGTGCATTTCGAAAACGGATGTGAAATTCGCTGTGGATACTTTAGCAAGCGCTATAACTGAGGTTTTACACAAAAAACAATAG